The Rhodothermales bacterium genome includes the window GATGACTCGGAGCGGCGGCGTGGCCAATGGTCCGTCAATGTGTTGTGGAAGAACAAGGTGGGCGTGCTGCTGGGAGATTATCTTCTGAGCCGGGGCCTGCTTCTCGCCCTGGACGCCAAAGACTACGACCTGCTGCACACGGTATCGGATGCGGTGCGGCGCATGAGCGAAGGCGAACTACTTCAGCTGGAGAAAGCCCGGCGTCTGGACATAGACGAGGACACCTATTTCCGCATCATTTCTGACAAGACGGCCTCACTGCTTTCCGCCTGTACCACCTGCGGGGCTGTGAGCGTTACGGAGGACGCGGACCTCATCGACCGAATGCGACGATTCGGGGAGCAGCTGGGCCTCGCGTTCCAGATTCGGGATGACCTGTTTGACTTTGGCGTGGCGGACGTAGGCAAACCCCTGGGCATCGATCTCAAGGAGAAAAAGATGACCTTGCCGCTCATCCACGCTCTCGGCAAGGCGTCTGCAGGCGAGCGGCGACGCATCATGCGCATCGTGCGGAAGTCGCGCAAGACGGACCAGGACGTACGCAGGGTGGCGGATTGGGTGCAGCAGCAGGGCGGCCTCGAGTACGCAAGAGACCGCATGTTCGGCTTTGCCCGGGAAGCGCTGGCACTTCTGGAGCCCCTGCCCGATTCTCCGGCCCGCGCTTCGCTTCAGAAGCTGGTAGCCTTTACCGTCCTCCGATCCCACTGACATGCCCGCCCTCCACCTCCTGGGCACTGGATCCGCTGTCGCGGACGCACACCGAACGACGACGATGCTGGCCCTGGAGTGGGGCGGCAACAGTTTGCTGATCGATTGCGGGGGTGATGTTTTCCAGCGTTTTCTGGCGGCCGGCCTGGATGCCTCCGGCCTGAGAGGCCTCATCATCACGCATGAGCACCCGGATCACATAGTCGGACTGCCCCTGCTGATGGTGCGCCTGTGGCTGAACGGCAGAAGCGAGCCATTCCCCGTGTACGGCCCGAAACCGGCTCTTGACCAGGCGCGGCGACTCATGGCAGCGTTCGACACCTCCACCTGGAGTCTGCCTGAGATCGTGTGGCGCGAAGCCGCCCTTGACGAGGGAGCCATCGTACTGCAGAACGAGTGCTGGACCATCACCGGCGCTCCGGGCGTGCACGGCGTGCCCGTGCTCGGTCTGCGCATGGAGCACGAAGACGGGTTCGTGGTTGCCTATTCGTCCGACACCGAACCATGCCCCGCCATCAGTCGGTTGGTGGACGG containing:
- a CDS encoding MBL fold metallo-hydrolase, which codes for MPALHLLGTGSAVADAHRTTTMLALEWGGNSLLIDCGGDVFQRFLAAGLDASGLRGLIITHEHPDHIVGLPLLMVRLWLNGRSEPFPVYGPKPALDQARRLMAAFDTSTWSLPEIVWREAALDEGAIVLQNECWTITGAPGVHGVPVLGLRMEHEDGFVVAYSSDTEPCPAISRLVDGCDLLVHEATGDLRGHSSAAQAAETARRAGASHLVLVHLSRGFGSDDVAGLSGPELEVLIGEELDRFEF
- a CDS encoding polyprenyl synthetase family protein, whose translation is MQLSIQTENQPAISHTLTTQPEEGRKAVTFSSSAVPSIAEIQQPVRADLDAFRTFFRDAMRTRVRLLDLVIRYVLRRKGKQLRPLLVLLSARATGSVTETTYRGAALVELLHTATLVHDDVVDDSERRRGQWSVNVLWKNKVGVLLGDYLLSRGLLLALDAKDYDLLHTVSDAVRRMSEGELLQLEKARRLDIDEDTYFRIISDKTASLLSACTTCGAVSVTEDADLIDRMRRFGEQLGLAFQIRDDLFDFGVADVGKPLGIDLKEKKMTLPLIHALGKASAGERRRIMRIVRKSRKTDQDVRRVADWVQQQGGLEYARDRMFGFAREALALLEPLPDSPARASLQKLVAFTVLRSH